A single genomic interval of Corylus avellana chromosome ca10, CavTom2PMs-1.0 harbors:
- the LOC132163970 gene encoding laccase-4-like produces the protein MEMAPWIIIRVLVLAACLFAASVECIERHYKFNVVLKNTTRLCSAKPIVTVNGRFPGPTVYAREDDTVLIKVVNHVKYNVSIHWHGIRQLRTGWADGPAYITQCPIQPGQQYVYNFTITGQRGTLWWHAHILWLRATVHGALVILPKRGVPYPFPTPHKEEVVILGEWWKSDVEAVINEALKSGLAPNVSDAHTINGHPGPLSTCRSQGGFTLPVDSGKTYLLRIINAALNEELFFKVAGHQLTVVEVDAAYTKPFKTDTIVIAPGQTTNALLTTDRRTGKYLVAASPFQDAPAIAVDNKTAVATLHYSGTLSSTATTLIAPPPQNATPVASKFTNALRSLNSKKYPARVPLKIDRSLLFTIGLGVNPCSTCVNGSRVVADINNITFVMPTVSLLQAHFFKTKGVFTDDFPGNPPTKYNYTGTQPTNFQTTTGTRLFRLAYNSTVQLVLQDTGMITPENHPVHLHGFNFFEVGRGLGNFNPKTDPKKFNLVDPVERNTIGVPTGGWTAIRFQADNPGVWFMHCHLEVHTTWGLKMAFVVDNGKGPNQSLLPPPRDLPKC, from the exons ATGGAAATGGCGCCATGGATCATCATCCGAGTTCTAGTGCTGGCGGCTTGCCTGTTTGCAGCGTCTGTGGAATGCATCGAGCGACACTACAAGTTCAAT GTTGTTCTGAAGAATACGACAAGATTGTGCTCAGCCAAGCCCATTGTCACTGTGAATGGAAGGTTCCCTGGTCCCACCGTTTATGCCAGGGAGGACGACACGGTGCTCATCAAGGTGGTCAACCACGTCAAGTACAATGTCAGCATCCACTG GCATGGGATAAGACAACTGAGGACGGGTTGGGCTGATGGGCCGGCGTATATTACCCAGTGCCCGATTCAACCCGGGCAACAATATGTGTACAACTTCACCATCACTGGCCAAAGGGGTACGCTATGGTGGCACGCACACATCCTTTGGCTAAGGGCCACTGTCCACGGCGCTTTGGTCATCTTGCCCAAGCGTGGGGTTCCTTACCCTTTTCCCACACCTCACAAGGAAGAAGTTGTTATCTTAG GTGAATGGTGGAAATCAGATGTCGAAGCTGTCATTAATGAAGCTCTGAAATCTGGCTTGGCCCCTAATGTCTCCGATGCTCACACCATCAATGGTCATCCAGGACCTCTCTCAACCTGCCGTTCACAGG GAGGCTTTACATTGCCGGTGGATTCCGGCAAGACGTACTTGCTACGTATCATCAATGCTGCACTTAATGAAGAGCTTTTCTTCAAGGTTGCCGGCCACCAACTCACCGTCGTCGAGGTTGACGCGGCGTACACAAAGCCCTTCAAAACCGATACCATTGTCATTGCGCCAGGCCAGACAACAAACGCCCTCCTCACTACCGATCGTCGAACCGGCAAGTACTTGGTTGCAGCCTCTCCATTCCAGGATGCACCCGCCATTGCAGTCGACAACAAGACCGCTGTCGCCACACTTCACTATTCCGGCACTCTCTCCTCCACCGCCACAACTCTCATCGCCCCACCCCCGCAAAACGCCACCCCAGTAGCTTCAAAGTTCACAAATGCCCTCCGAAGCCTCAACTCTAAGAAGTACCCTGCCAGAGTCCCGTTGAAAATTGACCGTTCCCTGCTTTTCACCATTGGACTCGGCGTTAACCCCTGCTCTACCTGCGTGAATGGCAGCCGCGTGGTGGCGGATATCAATAACATTACGTTTGTGATGCCCACCGTTTCACTTCTTCAAgctcattttttcaaaacaaaaggaGTTTTCACTGATGATTTCCCCGGAAACCCGCCGACAAAGTATAACTATACCGGCACGCAGCCGACCAACTTCCAGACCACGACCGGGACAAGGCTTTTTAGGCTTGCTTACAACTCAACGGTACAATTAGTCTTGCAGGATACAGGGATGATCACCCCAGAAAACCATCCGGTTCATCTTCATGGATTCAATTTCTTTGAGGTTGGGAGGGGACTAGGGAATTTCAATCCAAAGACAGATCCCAAGAAATTCAATCTTGTTGACCCTGTGGAGAGGAACACCATTGGTGTACCAACAGGGGGATGGACTGCAATTAGATTCCAGGCCGATAATCCAG GCGTTTGGTTCATGCATTGCCATTTGGAAGTGCACACGACATGGGGCCTTAAGATGGCATTTGTGGTGGACAACGGGAAAGGCCCCAATCAATCTCTTCTACCTCCTCCAAGAGACCTTCCCAAGTGCTAG
- the LOC132164395 gene encoding uncharacterized protein LOC132164395 translates to MIRKRYQEAKTGFQLVKSMNAEKYLKKVGLGKEDYHFWKQIGKALLCTYTLFGVAWLYNETSPLGWWTLKPRPKEEKELAHLYERREFPYPGDEEAMEEFVTKGGMIGTTIGPKGVVETDRDAYNYQRDLQNKKVEQEAQKLWSRMRHEVIQELREKGHDVE, encoded by the exons ATGATTCGTAAACGATATCAAGAAGCCAAAACAG GTTTTCAACTGGTGAAATCGATGAATGCCGAGAAGTACTTGAAGAAAGTAGGACTGGGCAAAGAGGACTACCACTTCTGGAAGCAAATTGGCAAAGCTCTGTTGTGCACGTACACGCTATTTGGTGTCGCTTGGCTCTACAACGAAACGTCACCGCTAGGCTGGTGGACGCTGAAGCCTCGAcccaaggaagaaaaagaattagCCCACCTCTACGAGCGGCGAGAATTTCCGTACCCGGGTGACGAAGAAGCAATGGAAGAGTTCGTTACCAAAGGGGGCATGATCGGCACAACAATCGGCCCGAAAGGGGTTGTTGAAACGGATAGGGATGCGTATAACTATCAGAGGGACTTGCAGAACAAGAAGGTTGAGCAAGAAGCTCAGAAGCTGTGGTCGAGGATGAGGCACGAGGTCATTCAGGAGCTTCGAGAGAAGGGGCATGACGTTGAATGA
- the LOC132163969 gene encoding protein NRT1/ PTR FAMILY 8.2-like, producing the protein MAEDDMYTKDGTVDHRGNQADKSKTGTWKACPYILGNECCERLAYYGMSSNLVLYFKKRLHQHSATASKNVLNWSGTCYITPLIGAFFADAYLGRYWTIACFSIIYVIGMTLLTLSASVSGLKPTCYGEDNCHATDTQAAVCFLALYLIALGTGGIKPCVSSYGADQFDDTNEVEKKRKASFFNWFYFSINIGAFIAGSLLVWIQDNVGWGWGFGIPAVAMAIAVLSFFSGTRLYRNQKPGGSPLTRICQVIVASLRKYKAKVPADESILYETADAESAIKGSRKLNHTKDFSFFDKAAVVVQTDQVKGSVDPWRLCTVSQVEELKAIIRLLPIWATGIIFCTASSQMGTLFVLQGAIMDTRVGSSSFEIPPASLSIFDTLSVLFWVPVYDCIIVPLARKFTGHKNGLTQLQRMGIGLFISIFAMLSAGILELVRLRSVRRHNYYELEHMPMSIFWQVPQYFIIGCAEVFAFIGQLEFFYEQAPDAMRSLCSALQLTTVALGSYLCSLLVTIVTTVSTRHGKLGWIPDNLNYGHIDYFFWLLAVLSVLNLGAFLFIAKWYTYKRPVGTLK; encoded by the exons ATGGCAGAAGATGATATGTACACGAAAGATGGGACGGTAGATCACCGTGGGAATCAGGCTGATAAAAGTAAAACTGGAACCTGGAAGGCCTGCCCCTATATTCTAG GAAATGAATGTTGTGAAAGATTGGCATACTATGGGATGAGCTCCAATCTGGTACTTTACTTTAAGAAGCGACTACATCAGCACAGTGCTACTGCTAGTAAAAATGTCTTAAACTGGAGCGGAACATGCTACATCACCCCATTGATTGGGGCATTTTTCGCTGATGCCTATCTTGGAAGATATTGGACCATAGCCTGTTTCTCCATCATCTATGTTATT GGGATGACACTTTTGACACTGTCAGCATCAGTCTCTGGCCTAAAGCCAACATGTTATGGAGAAGATAATTGTCATGCAACAGATACACAAGCTGCAGTGTGTTTTCTAGCACTTTACCTAATTGCATTGGGCACTGGTGGGATTAAGCCTTGTGTCTCATCATATGGAGCAGATCAATTTGATGATACTAATGAGGTTGAGAAGAAACGCAAAGCTTCTTTCTTCAATTGGTTCTATTTTTCAATCAATATTGGTGCTTTTATTGCTGGTTCTTTGCTGGTTTGGATACAAGATAATGTGGGCTGGGGATGGGGCTTTGGCATCCCAGCAGTGGCCATGGCAATTGCTGTATTAAGTTTCTTTTCAGGTACTCGGTTGTATCGAAACCAGAAACCTGGAGGCAGCCCTCTGACACGTATCTGTCAGGTGATCGTGGCATCCTTGAGAAAATACAAGGCTAAAGTACCTGCTGATGAGTCCATTTTGTATGAGACTGCGGATGCAGAATCTGCCATCAAAGGAAGCCGCAAGCTTAATCACACAAAAGACTTCAG CTTCTTTGACAAAGCGGCAGTGGTGGTGCAAACAGATCAAGTTAAGGGCTCGGTAGACCCATGGAGACTTTGCACTGTTAGCCAAGTTGAGGAGCTGAAAGCTATTATACGACTGCTTCCAATATGGGCCACAGGAATCATCTTTTGCACTGCCTCCAGTCAGATGGGCACCTTGTTTGTGTTGCAAGGCGCCATCATGGATACTCGCGTTGGTTCCTCTTCCTTCGAGATCCCACCTGCATCTCTGTCGATCTTTGACACCCTTAGTGTCCTTTTTTGGGTCCCAGTCTATGATTGTATCATTGTCCCATTAGCTAGAAAATTCACAGGTCATAAAAATGGCCTAACTCAACTCCAGAGGATGGGCATTGGCCTCTTCATATCCATCTTTGCCATGCTTTCTGCAGGAATTTTGGAACTCGTAAGACTTAGAAGTGTTAGAAGGCACAACTACTATGAACTTGAGCACATGCCCATGTCCATATTTTGGCAAGTTCCTCAGTATTTCATCATAGGGTGTGCAGAAGTTTTCGCATTCATTGGGCAGTTAGAGTTTTTTTACGAGCAAGCACCTGATGCCATGAGGAGTCTCTGCTCTGCTCTCCAACTAACCACCGTGGCACTGGGGAGCTACTTGTGCTCTCTACTTGTAACCATTGTTACCACAGTGAGTACTAGGCACGGGAAGCTTGGATGGATACCAGACAATCTGAATTATGGTCATATTGATTACTTCTTTTGGCTCCTGGCCGTTCTGAGTGTGCTGAACTTGGGAGCTTTTCTCTTCATTGCAAAATGGTACACATATAAAAGGCCTGTGGGGACTCTCAAATGA
- the LOC132163967 gene encoding protein NRT1/ PTR FAMILY 8.1-like — protein MAEDDVYTKDGTVDYHGNQADKRKTGTWKACPYILGNECCERLAYYGMSSNLVLYFKKRLHQHSATASKNASNWSGTCYITPLIGAFIADAYLGRYWTIACFSIIYVIGMTLLTLSASVSGLKPTCYGEDNCHATDKQAAVCFLALYLIALGTGGIKPCVSSYGADQFDDTDEFEKKRKASFFNWFYFSINIGALIASSLLVWIQDNVGWGWGFGIPAVAMAIAVLSFFSGTRLYRNQKPGGSPLTRICQVIVASLRKYKAEVPADKSILYGTADVESAIRGSRKLDHTTDFSFFDKAAVVVQTDQVKGSDQVKGSVDPWRLCTVTQVEELKAIVRLLPIWATGIIFATVYNQMGTLFVLQGSIMDIHIGPSSFEIPPASLSIFDTVSVLFWVPVYDQIIVPLARKFTGHKNGLTQLQRMGTGLFISIFAMLSAGILELVRLRSVRKHNYYELEHMPMSIFWQVPQYFLIGCAEVFTFIGQLEFFYEQAPDAMRSLCSALQLTTVALGSYLCSLLVTIVTKVSTRHGKIGWIPDNLNYGHLDYFFWLLAVLSVLNLGAFIFIAKWYTYKRPVGTLK, from the exons ATGGCAGAAGATGATGTGTACACGAAAGATGGGACGGTAGATTACCATGGGAATCAGGCTGATAAAAGAAAAACTGGAACCTGGAAGGCCTGCCCCTATATTCTAG GAAATGAATGTTGTGAAAGATTGGCATACTATGGGATGAGCTCCAATCTGGTACTTTACTTTAAGAAGCGACTACATCAGCACAGTGCTACTGCTAGTAAAAATGCCTCAAATTGGAGTGGGACATGCTACATCACCCCATTGATTGGGGCATTTATTGCTGATGCCTATCTTGGAAGATATTGGACCATTGCCTGTTTCTCCATCATCTATGTTATT GGGATGACACTTTTGACACTGTCAGCATCAGTCTCTGGCCTAAAGCCAACATGTTATGGAGAAGATAATTGTCATGCAACAGATAAACAAGCTGCAGTGTGCTTTCTAGCACTATACCTGATTGCATTGGGCACTGGTGGGATTAAGCCTTGTGTCTCATCATATGGAGCAGATCAATTTGACGATACTGATGAGTTTGAGAAGAAACGCAAAGCTTCTTTCTTCAATTGGTTCTATTTTTCGATCAATATCGGTGCTCTTATTGCTAGTTCTTTGCTGGTTTGGATACAAGACAATGTGGGTTGGGGATGGGGCTTTGGCATCCCAGCAGTGGCCATGGCAATTGCTGTATTGAGTTTCTTTTCAGGTACTCGGTTGTATCGGAACCAGAAACCTGGAGGCAGCCCTCTAACACGTATATGTCAGGTGATCGTGGCATCCTTAAGAAAATACAAGGCTGAAGTACCTGCTGACAAGTCCATTTTGTATGGGACTGCAGATGTAGAATCTGCTATCAGGGGAAGCCGCAAGCTTGATCACACAACAGACTTCAG TTTCTTTGACAAAGCGGCAGTGGTGGTGCAAACAGATCAAGTTAAGGGCTCAGATCAAGTTAAGGGCTCTGTAGACCCATGGAGACTTTGCACTGTTACCCAAGTTGAGGAGCTGAAAGCTATTGTACGATTACTTCCTATATGGGCCACAGGTATCATCTTTGCCACTGTCTACAATCAGATGGGCACCTTATTTGTGTTGCAAGGCTCCATCATGGATATTCACATTGGTCCCTCTTCCTTCGAGATTCCGCCCGCGTCTCTGTCGATCTTTGACACCGTTAGTGTCCTTTTTTGGGTCCCAGTCTATGATCAAATCATTGTCCCATTAGCTAGAAAATTCACAGGCCATAAAAATGGCCTAACTCAACTCCAGAGGATGGGCACTGGCCTCTTCATATCCATCTTTGCCATGCTATCTGCAGGAATTTTGGAACTTGTAAGACTTAGAAGTGTTAGAAAGCACAACTACTATGAACTTGAGCACATGCCCATGTCCATATTTTGGCAAGTTCCCCAGTATTTCCTCATTGGGTGCGCAGAAGTTTTCACATTCATTGGGCAATTAGAGTTTTTTTACGAGCAAGCACCTGATGCCATGAGGAGTCTCTGCTCTGCTCTCCAACTAACCACCGTGGCACTGGGGAGCTACTTGTGCTCTCTACTTGTAACCATTGTTACCAAAGTGAGTACTAGGCACGGGAAGATTGGATGGATACCAGACAATTTGAATTATGGTCATCTTGATTACTTCTTTTGGCTCTTGGCTGTGCTGAGTGTGCTGAATTTGGGAGCTTTTATCTTCATTGCAAAATGGTACACATATAAAAGGCCAGTGGGGACTCTCAAATGA